tcatttttatttgagaatAGCATATACCTTGAGGCCATTCAGGAGTTGGGGAAGGCAACGAGAAATGGTCGGGCTCATCTGAGGGCAAAAGGTAGTGAGCATTGCTCCAGTTGAACCAGTTGCATCCGGATGCCATCTGGAGGAACAAGAAAAAGTTATACAAGGAAAATACCCCCCACGAAAAAAATCCTTGCATTATCTTGTTCATCATGAAAAGATTGACAACTTAACTCTTATAAGgataatataaatttcattgcTTACTCATACGAGACAGCATCCAATCAAATTGATTAGTTCATACACAGTGAAGAAAAAACTGGTTTGAAAAACACGGTAGCCTGAATAATATAAAACCACAGCCCATTTAAGGCTGAGAACTACCAAGACTCGACAACTCCAATACCCCCTTGATTTTCTAAGATAAATAGCTATTATGAAGATGACAACATGGTGAAGGGCAGAGTTTCCTTGAAACTCTGAAGCACAAATAAGTAAAACATGATAGCAAACAATTCCAAGATCCACCAGTTTATTACGCCAAATTCATacctttcattttattaaactttattgCTCATCCAGAACTTGAAAAGCCCTGAGCCTAACAACTCAGACTTGCCCTTTTATAGGTATGATAGATTGTAAGGTAATAACCAAatcatttcccttttttccaaaaccattTCTTTTCCAACATATGCAAACTCCCatttccattttgttttaaagaagTCCCAGACTCCTCCTTCACCAATATCAATAAccaactttctttcttctagtCCAAAGTTCCAAACCTTCTTCTCcaacaaaatttcacaaaattaaGTAACCAAAATGTCATATATGCTTAAATTCTAGAATACCAGAAGTTAGTCCTACATTTACCttcttttaaagaattttgtcCACAAAATTCAATCAAGAAGTTTATTTGAATCCTAATTCCTACTGTACGGGTTTCTTACAATGATATTCAAAGTGAATGtagactaaaaaaaaagtttgcatGTTCTCTAACAACTACTAgatataaatttgagaaacTTTTGTAATATGTCTATCGATCTAAAAGCGCAAAACTGTCAGTCACATTGTCCAGCCTACTcaataatttctcaaataatatGCAGAACGATAGTGCTTCACAGACCCATGATTCATTCTAATTTCTTCATGAAACTACTACAATCACCATTTGATCAGAGATCATCATTTTCCACCCGTTCCTTTAGGAAACCCAATAACTAATTTTAACAaccatttgtttcaaaaggTAAATTTTGATAATGGAGAAAACGGAAAACTGTAAGCTTTCTAAACGAGCTTAAGGTCCAAACTAAATTAAGCCTCTTAAACAATCAAAGCattcaaagaagaaagaacccAAGAGCTAGAAGCGACCAATTCAATGTTCGTTTGAAGTTGGTGAATAAAACCCATAAATGGAATTAGAGACAAAAACAGACAAGAtcaaaagggaaagaagatcATACAATTACAAGGGCAACCCCACCTGGAAGTATGTGGCATTGAAAAGCGCTTGAAGATGGAAACGAGTTTTATGGGCGGCATTTTCAGGTATGGAGTGGCATCGTAAGGATCAAATCATTGGGGAATAAGGAAgaattggagagaaaaaaagttaaagaatcGATGGAAGTCTTTGtaacgaagaagaagaagaagaagaagaagaagaagaatatgtATTTACCTTGATATGGAGGGAAATTAAACCGACGCGATTTGTCCGATTTGTGTGGACTTCACCAATCAGAATCGTcaatggaaattaaaatttctctacCAATTGGAAAATGGCTAAAAATAGGACAAAAATAAGGAAGCCTTCATgaaaaaatttgatgaaattaaagattttatgAAGATTTTTATATCCTTTTTTATTAAGATAAAATTAGAATCTAATTTGAAAGAACACAAATTTActatcaaaatttatcttaagaaaaatattccacaattaataaataaaagtatatatgtaatatttatgTATGAAAAGTCCATAGTCAATAGTCAACTTGtcgttttgttttatttatatgtttattataattacatatattaaagaaaatagattgtatcaattaaacatatttgacaaaaaaaaaatttgaaaatattcaaCATCCCATCTCATTAATTAATACCAACATTACTATAGCTTAGCTTGATGTATACCCACTCAAAGTCGAAAGTTAACTCTAAccaaactttaaatattaatgttaACAAAAATGCACAAGGTAATCAACGTTCCAAAGCAATCAATATATTGTTATAGAAAACATTTCtagaaaaatatacaaaaattagaaaatgcaaaatgatatatttaatacTAAATAagcattttacatttttttaaaaaaaacatcttgtattttttttgttttataaattattttactctACCGTCTACCTCTCATATTTAAGATGAATCCAAGGTCACGATGAAAAAAAGcgaatcaaatttttattgtcattttaatatttttattatgttgtagaaaaatatacaaaacgtaaataaaaagtaaataaaataaaacgaataaaataattaaaatgaagatATTTGGGTAGAGATggagattttaaaaatgtgatGCCAACGtgatggaaaggaaaaaggttGTTTTTCCGTGAGGGGACACCGACCTTTTTTATTGGTATCTTCCATTGCCAATCtcctcatcatcttcatcCACTTCTTCCTCCtcataaacaatcaaatatcTTCTAAAACTCAACTAAATCCTAATTATGCTCCTCAAATCCTCTTCAACGCCGCTTCTTGGCTCTCTTCTCCCCCCGGATCACCACCACCATGACCTCCACGGGAAACACTCCCCTTCCACTTTCCCTTTCCACTGCAATAATAAACCGCTTTCTTTCTCCACCACCACTGCTTCTCTTAGCTCCTCCCCTGCTTTCTCCGACCACCATCGTGCCGCTGCTCCATCTGGCTTCCGGAGAACCAACTCTGAAGGGAATTTGAATACTGTTTCTCATGCTTCTGATGTAATCGATGTCCATGAAGATCcgttttcttttgattctgtcaatttcaaatcttctaAGAAGTTTTGTCATGGCCTTAAACGCTCTATTCTCCAGACTATTCCCTCGTTTTCCTTCTACGGTTCTAGAGCTAGGACtgaggaagaggaggaggaggaggatcGAGAGATTGATGggaaggaagaggaagatggTTTGGGGAATTTTAGCATTGACGCTGCCATTGTAACTCCGGAGGTTAGGGCTATGGAACAAGCTTGGAGTAGAGTGGGTGCTGGTGGTGATGGGATGGGATTTGTGGGTGATTTACGGAAAGAGATGTACCTGGCTAGAGGGCTCGGCATCGGAGGAGGACCGGGTGATGGTGGCGGTGGTGGTCGACTGCAGGGTGGAGGCGGCGGTGGGGGAGGAGGTGAAGAATATGGCATGGAGGAGTATTACAAGAAAATGGTGGTGGAGAATCCGAGCAATGCTCTTGTTTTAAGTAACTATGCAGAGTTCTTGTACCAGGCAAGTTCGTTTTACCCTTGTTTCCATTTCTCTACTATGCTATGAATTTTTTAGGCCAAACGGTAAACATTTTGGTTAGAATAACCATCactcttttattataaatctTCAATTCAGTCcttttgttttccaaatttatagtaaaaaaacaacaatacaaaaagaagatttttaCAAAAATCAGCATTCAAAATTGGACAATTGATAGTACTAAAGAGCAAAACTGAAGAACttcaaaggaaaagaaatgaaattatattttatttaacttttcaaaaaaaattaatgttgttcTATCAACCACCAtaaattgtactaaaaaacaatcattCAACGTGGAGTTTGTTATAATAGTTTGCACATACACATTATAGTATGTTAAGGGTAGACTATTTTAGTATAGgttaaaaagttgaagagatttttcaaacaattgaGAACTTCAATACCGATTCCgattccaattccaattccGCCCTTTCATATGGTCATAATTAGCGAGACAATCTAAAGGAATTTCTTTGCATATGATTTTGATCGCAGAGGAAAGGAGACCTGGGAAGAGCAGAAGAATATTACAGCAGAGCTATTTTAA
This DNA window, taken from Cucumis sativus cultivar 9930 chromosome 6, Cucumber_9930_V3, whole genome shotgun sequence, encodes the following:
- the LOC101206684 gene encoding uncharacterized protein LOC101206684, encoding MLLKSSSTPLLGSLLPPDHHHHDLHGKHSPSTFPFHCNNKPLSFSTTTASLSSSPAFSDHHRAAAPSGFRRTNSEGNLNTVSHASDVIDVHEDPFSFDSVNFKSSKKFCHGLKRSILQTIPSFSFYGSRARTEEEEEEEDREIDGKEEEDGLGNFSIDAAIVTPEVRAMEQAWSRVGAGGDGMGFVGDLRKEMYLARGLGIGGGPGDGGGGGRLQGGGGGGGGGEEYGMEEYYKKMVVENPSNALVLSNYAEFLYQRKGDLGRAEEYYSRAILMDSHDGETLSKYAKLVWELHHDQQKALSYFQRALQASPLDSHVQAAYANFLWETEENEDEQSLVKETATKTYTAAATA